Proteins from a genomic interval of Mesobacillus sp. S13:
- a CDS encoding methyl-accepting chemotaxis protein, whose protein sequence is MKNIEEIKKEDLERKNSLIVKATLVSVILAAVVDIAMQKELAVILSIIAGGGAGVAAVALLHYTKRLTTLIPYLSVVIVSAVLFLIMETSVSPTAYTLLYFILATAAIYMDRRLLFLASGLGFMIISLFTWLHHDSLSLETKNYVTIYLLYMLVTVMLGFQFSISKKLSQTIESAKLETENLLNKDLETRAVIESNTRSIANLIDDVKFKSKENYQSSKEMTQSVAEISAGIHVQSDSVVDITQSLEKTNLVITRTSTLVEKLHHDAMAAERVSDKGDDLMSSLISELTASYENMQNVNSHILSLSALIKETANFAADIQGIASQTNLLALNASIEAARAGDSGKGFAVVAEEVRKLADITSHTATQITENLTNVMSDTSKTRGGVNLTAEKLTQNLELAAETMEAFQLIHQTFRDLKGDISEQEELIKTIVDSSMAIESSITGFSSVIQQASAALEEISSAALSQSEHHEQLFKSVEAAHQSLDNLIKLQNK, encoded by the coding sequence ATGAAAAATATTGAAGAAATTAAAAAAGAGGATTTGGAAAGGAAAAATTCTTTAATTGTCAAAGCCACTCTCGTATCTGTCATTTTGGCGGCAGTAGTTGATATTGCCATGCAGAAAGAACTTGCCGTAATCCTCTCCATCATTGCCGGCGGGGGTGCAGGGGTAGCAGCAGTTGCATTGCTCCACTATACAAAAAGGTTAACAACTCTCATTCCTTATCTTTCCGTTGTGATCGTTTCTGCCGTTTTGTTCCTGATCATGGAAACTAGCGTTTCGCCGACCGCCTATACCCTTCTTTATTTTATCCTTGCTACAGCAGCAATCTATATGGACAGGAGATTGCTATTCCTGGCATCTGGTCTTGGTTTTATGATCATCTCCTTGTTCACATGGCTGCATCATGACTCGCTGTCGCTGGAAACAAAAAACTATGTAACAATCTATCTTTTGTACATGCTGGTCACCGTTATGCTCGGCTTTCAGTTTTCCATTTCTAAAAAGCTTTCTCAAACGATTGAGTCTGCAAAGCTGGAAACGGAGAATCTATTAAACAAGGATTTAGAGACAAGGGCAGTAATCGAAAGTAATACAAGAAGCATCGCAAACTTGATTGATGACGTAAAATTCAAGAGTAAGGAAAATTATCAATCTTCAAAGGAAATGACACAGTCTGTCGCAGAGATTTCTGCAGGAATCCATGTCCAGTCAGATTCAGTCGTGGACATTACTCAATCTCTTGAAAAAACAAATCTGGTCATCACCAGGACATCAACCCTTGTCGAAAAGCTGCATCATGACGCAATGGCGGCTGAAAGGGTTTCAGATAAAGGTGATGATCTAATGTCCAGTCTGATATCAGAATTGACAGCATCATATGAAAACATGCAGAATGTCAATTCACACATTCTATCTCTTTCAGCGCTGATTAAAGAAACAGCCAACTTTGCAGCAGATATCCAGGGAATCGCATCCCAGACTAATTTGCTAGCACTGAATGCCTCCATCGAAGCTGCTCGTGCCGGAGACAGCGGTAAGGGATTCGCTGTCGTTGCAGAGGAAGTAAGGAAGCTTGCGGACATCACCAGTCATACAGCGACACAGATTACCGAAAACTTAACTAACGTCATGAGCGATACCTCCAAAACAAGGGGAGGTGTCAATCTAACCGCTGAAAAACTGACACAGAACCTTGAACTGGCAGCAGAAACAATGGAAGCATTCCAATTGATTCATCAAACTTTCAGAGACCTAAAGGGTGATATATCTGAGCAGGAAGAACTGATAAAGACAATCGTGGATTCTTCGATGGCGATCGAAAGTTCCATTACCGGCTTCAGCTCCGTCATCCAGCAGGCAAGCGCCGCGTTGGAAGAGATTTCATCAGCTGCTTTATCTCAAAGTGAACATCATGAACAATTATTTAAATCTGTGGAAGCTGCACACCAATCTTTGGATAACCTGATAAAGCTGCAAAATAAATAA
- a CDS encoding SpoIIIAH-like family protein — protein MLLKKQTVWLLTMLSLVVVLSVYYITAPEQQKADLAGVEEQKAEGTETAATESKDGKTVISGIASDEKFEALRMKLEEQRTKMKEDLQSIVASTDLPAQDRSDAIEKMNELDEVAQKEFTLETLIKSMGYEDALVRADGENVRITVKAQEHSKSAANEIIQMVRTELGSLQNVAVQFEPVK, from the coding sequence ATGTTATTAAAAAAGCAAACAGTGTGGCTATTGACAATGTTGAGTCTTGTAGTGGTGTTATCGGTGTATTATATCACTGCACCTGAACAGCAAAAGGCGGATTTGGCCGGAGTTGAAGAACAGAAGGCTGAAGGAACAGAAACGGCAGCAACTGAATCCAAGGATGGCAAAACAGTGATCTCTGGCATTGCAAGTGATGAAAAGTTCGAAGCACTTCGCATGAAGCTTGAAGAACAGCGCACAAAAATGAAGGAAGATCTTCAGTCAATTGTCGCTTCCACTGACCTGCCAGCTCAAGACCGCAGCGATGCAATCGAGAAGATGAACGAGCTTGATGAAGTAGCTCAAAAAGAATTCACTCTAGAGACATTGATTAAGTCCATGGGTTATGAAGATGCCCTTGTTCGTGCGGACGGAGAGAATGTCCGGATCACAGTAAAAGCTCAGGAACATTCAAAATCAGCCGCGAACGAAATCATCCAGATGGTTCGTACAGAGCTAGGCTCCCTGCAGAATGTAGCAGTTCAATTTGAGCCAGTAAAATAA